The Populus nigra chromosome 4, ddPopNigr1.1, whole genome shotgun sequence genome contains the following window.
AAACAAACACCATCATCTAATTATCTAATAAATCAGTGACATAGTCTAGATGGTTCAAGAACGCACCAGTACAAAAGAAACCATGATCCTCTTCACAACGACCACCCAGGTCATTGCCTTCTGGGATGGATTGATCAAATCTAACGCCAATTTTATAGGTGTTGTTTCCTTCAAAAGTAAGGACCACCTTGCCTCGTAAACCAATTGTCGGTTCCCTATCGAGAGAAAaagttcaaaacaaaacataattaattttttttttttttacaaaaactatGCATCTGGTTGAGTATATGGTATTCAGGATGGCTggggatttttttaatacagtTCAAGGTACAGCCACTTATAGCATATAATCAAGAAGCTTGGATTCAAGAGAGAATTAAAGTCCCGTGTACTTGGGAGAGATATAGCCATTAAATTGAAAGGAAcacaaataataagaaaataggacaccttaagaaaagaaagaaaaatactttaaaggaGGCTGCAAAGAAGAAATTGCAGATGCCAAGGAGGTACCCACAAACTTTACTCTGTCACCTGCAATTTAACAAACTGTAAGTCAGATAGCTATTTAGGTATTAACTCTTAAGGTAGTCCATGAAACAGCAGCAAaaggacaatttaaaaaaaaccgctGCTGTTATAAAAGCAAAAATGCCTGTTCTAAACGTGTAGTTTTTGGATGATGCAGTAGAAGTTTCCTGCTTTGGCCGGGCATGAGAACCAAATGTAGAGCAACCAGTTATGCCAGCCTCAACACTAGAAGTAGGTTTCTTAGTTAGTAATGCTGCCTGCATGGCTCTTTTGGCAAATGCAGAGACTCTTTCTGATTTTAAACTTTCTCTAGAAGAATCAGCTTCTTTGTGTATTGATCCCTGAAATTATTAGAAAGCAGTATGAGAAGAAATTAGAACGCCACAAAACATGCATATTTGGTGCTCCAAAAAAGCAACATGGCCTAATATGGATGGAAATTTGTGGGAGACATGGCCTAAGGAGCAGTGAAACATCAcatataaagaacaaaaaagaagattCTGAAAAAGATATCCAAAAAGCTTACACCAGGCAATTGAAGCGAATCCACAATTAGTAGTCTAGCACCAGCATCTTTGGCAAGTGCCTTTGTCAGAGTCTCCTGATATATTTCAGAGCCTACAGCAAAATTTCACAAGAACAGGAGCTAATAACAATGAACGTACAAAATGaagcaaaaatatatatcataaagcACATAAGAGAGGGGCTACCTGCAGGACCAGATAGTAACATGCGTGGGGACACAGTAGGGAGATCGCAAGCAAACTTTGCAACTTTGTTACCACATTTCAGATGGATGAATGCAGCACTTATCAAAACTTTCTTAGTTGTATCACTGTAAGAGGGCTCAGGGTCAGTAAAAGTACCAATTTGGTCCAGCACAGCAAGACAtgagataacaaaaaaatttgatgattCTGTTATTAAGAGCTTGATTGAATTGGTGTTTTTTGTAGAATTCAACTCAATTCATTGCCTTTTGCCAGTTCCTTAATCCATTAGTCAATCAGAgtataattgaattgaaaaggtGAATTCCATACATGTGCTAATCCTGCCTCTCTATAGCCTAAAAGAGGTTAGATCATGCCAAGAAACAGTAACCATACATGTGCTAATCCTGCCTCTCTATAGCCTAAAAGAGGTTAGATCATGCCAAGAAACAGTAATATCAAGCTGTTTTTAGATTGGTTAGCACATGTTTTTGTCCTTATGTTTTAAGTCATAAATGATAGAGACATGTACAGCATGAATAATTTCCACACTGAAATGAATAGCATtcaaagataaatattttacacTACTACTTGACAAATGAAAATGTGCACCTTAGATAATATGGGAAATTGTCAAATGAAACTTCAATCTCTTCAGGGTTTAGAATTCCTTTTTGTAAACTGTCCTTGAACAACTGCCGTCTAGTGGACATTAGAACTGGTGGAGGATCAAGATCCTTGAGGATTTCTCTCCTTTCCCtctcatcaaatattttatcaaattcagAAGATGAACCTGCAAGCATCCGCAACAATGGCTTTAACTCATAAGTTGAATTTGGAATCCTTCCAATAACTGCATTTGTACGAGCACCCAATCTCATGCTATCAGCATTAGCATTTTCACTGGCAGCATTAGCATTTTCATTGGCAGCATTAGAGGAAGGAGCAACAGCTTTCTCGCTTGGGGAAACATCACTGGGATCATTATTGCTTGTGCCATCCTTCATTTCAACATCTGGAACATGATCTTCGGACACTTCACAGCCAGAAGGCAAGGTGGAAAAATCTGTATTTTGCTGCCCATCCTCACCAGTTTTGGCAGTAGGCGGAAGAAGATGTGACAAAGAAGCCAATATTGATGCGCCTGCATAATCTGAGGGGTCTCTAGACCTTGCCTCAATGTGAATCCCTTTTATAGGAGCACTCTGGGCTTCTAAGATGCTCACAGAAGGCATGCCTGGTGTGCCTAAGCTATTGCTTGTTAGCTGCTGAAATATCTAAAATTCCCATTAAGGAATTCAATGATCCTTAGAGGAGGTGATGGACATTTAAGtcaaataatataaacatgCAAAATCTAGATAGGAATTTTCATTCTATACTTTCACAGAAACAGAACAGTAacacaaacaacaaaaataataatacataaaGCCACATAATTTTGCCAAAGGCAAAGTGAAGGAAAAGGATACATATGCATGTTTTCCAGAAGTAGTGAAAATCACTTCATCGCCTCCATTTAATGCTAAAGtttcattcttttgataaagTTTACCATTTACTTGGACTGCTCCTTTTCCCCCAGTGATTTCCAATAAGGCAATAGGTGCACCTCCACGCTGCAGGGTGATTATAAACAGATTACCAAAGAGGGGCCAGAGTTGGATTGCATGATTATGGAAAATGATGCAGTGTCTTACCTTGATgaataaatttttgttaattaacaagaaaattagaaattagacAGTGCAGAGATTACTACCTCTATGTGCTTCAGTTTGCATAAAATAGTACTGATTGATGAATCATTAAGCCATAAATTGCATTGTCGGCTTTGACCAACAGTGAAAAGAGTGCTATTTATCAGCTTGTGAGGGTTCTGCAATGAATAACACACTTAAAAGCATCAGAAACAATCACTTGTTCAGTTCCACAAAATATGGTAAAACATCAAGAGCAAATTTCAGAAATCTGCCTTTAGGACAAAAGAAGTAAACAAAATTCAGCACTAGCTTTCCAGTTATTGTCATGACTTGGAGAATGACAAATCTTCTGAAGCCCGCTTTCCATTTTTTAACACCAAATCAACAAATCATGGTATAGgggaattaaaaagaaaaaacaacatttattaGCATGCTcgacatgaattttattttcaacagcAGCTTATATACTTGAAAAGCCACTAAATGACCTATACTATCTCCAAGATACAAGAATATACAACAAACTTTACCAAACAGAGAGATGAACCACATAACtgaaataagcaaaaaaaaatcctgaaacTCCATTCCCTCCCCTTTTGAAATAAATTCTACCCAATTTTTCCTAGGTAACAAGctgaaaataaatagaaaatttgaGACCCTCACTGCACAGCACTTGAAACCTCACACGACAAAGCTCCAATCAAATTTCCCCATATATTTTTCCAGACAGCAACACATACAGAAATGAACAAAACCTTTTGTAGAGCACTTAAATACCCTGTGAGACACAGTCCCAAGTACCTTAAAGTTTGACATTAACATCAATAAAATGCCTTAATCAAACGCACACTCACAACCTGCACAAAATGCACGCAACCACGAAAGAAGCCaccaactcaaaaaaaaaaaaatttgctctTAAATTCACAATGATATAGATAAGTCTGAATCATCTCAACTAGATTCACAAAATACTACCCTAAGAAATCCAAAGACTCGAAACATGATAAGTGCTGCCAAAACAAAGGTTTATTTATTAGGGAGTTGCCTGGCAATAAAGATCGAAATATTTCACCAACAAAATAATTTCCAAGCAACAAGTTCAAATTAGTGTCAACAATGTATTAAGAAACCCGTAGAGTGATGTCATCACATACTATAACAAACTTCCTCATAATAAGCTCCCTAAACATTGTAGAACAACTTGACTGTCTATAAAACCAAGGCAGGTGAGATTTTCACAACATGCAGACCCAGTGGGAAGCTAATAGGctagaattataaaaacaaaactccaAGTGACAAACATGAAATCCAGTAGTCCAACATCCAActaaattaaaagctttaaattTATCATCTTTTGGTAATAAATAAACAGATCACTAAAATGAAACACCACACAATCATAAATAAACAGATCACTAACATGAATCACCACACAATCACCTGTGAACATTGGGACAGCAATTGGCCCCATGCAGCCTTGGCATTAGATTTTACTGATTTTGGTACTCGCTTCTTTGACTTGTTCAGCACTACTGCACCCTTGGATTTCTCTCCATTGGCAGTGACTTcatctaaaatcaaaacaactattgaacataaacaaaataacaCCAATctgttttcaaagaaaaaacagaatagAAACAAGATCGCACctaaagacaccaattcctcgGCTTGAGTCTCCTCTCCAGACTTAGTAGCCTGCAAATCTAATTCAGACCCGGAATCCTTTTCCTGACTTGTATTTTCTATCGGCAGTACCGGTGTCGGTACATCGCTTGTCGACGATGATACCTCagatgcagcagcagcagcagcagcagcagcagcctaTGTTTCAATCAGCAACCgacaattcaaaaattaaaatgcatatcaccgatttttttataaaaaaaatattaaatctaaaaCGGATATATAGACGTGGAGAGAGGGGATACTTTGCATCTTTTAGAAGAGGGAGGAGGAGAAGAGGGAGGAAGAGAGCgtttggaggaggaggaggagctgcGTCTGGTTTCAACCATATTATTGCTGTCGTTTTGCTTTCTGCTGCTTGGTCGTTTTGATTCAAAAGAGGTGTGGTTGTTCGCTTTGATTGAGAGAATCGACGGGGAGagagtttaaaagatttaagagagataatttatgaaaacttttggtttttatatttcgAAGTTTTGGTGgctattaaataagaaaattattctATATTCGATGTTGTTAGAATTGATATTAGGAGGAgtttaattaatgttattttttaaagtggtttttttttgtttaaaataatatatttttattttaaaaaaattatttttaacatcaatatattaaaataatttgaaaatattaaaaatatattaatttaaagtaaataaaaagattttaaattttttaaaaaagctttaaaaatacaaaaataaactggGAATATAGTAAATACAATTTAGTCCTTGTTGTTTTAGTGAACTTATTAATTTAATCCCTTTAGTTTACAAACATCCCACATTGAATCCTTaccttatttaaaaacaaaataataattgaggTAATGAATTTAATGGACACCTAGACACATTAGGGTctcgtttgtttgcaggaaagtaatttccttttagaaagtgaatttcagaaaaatgaatttcgggaaagtattttccgatgtttggtagtataatggaaaatgaattgaaaaaccTTCTAGTGTTTAGTTGtattatggaaaatgaactggaaaataatttattaatgaattaatttttttttcaaatttatctaatatatgaaaaatattaaatataaatatttaatcacttacaataaaagaataaaatctaaaaagtgtaatgatgaattttttttattatattttatattcatatatagcttattttataaaatataactatatatgtcatataatattataaaaatataaccttgtgaaatttttcttaaataaaacctattaaattttttttcaattttagaagcttaaaatattttttttatatatgaagaaagccaaattagtttatggttttaagatttttttaaccaagtaagagttagatatttgggttttttggtatgaagattttttttaaaagataaataaatacaaaaatattttaatagattttttagataaagattgctttttttttttacagctaTAGACAATTATCCCTGtaatatccctttaatatatatcaaagaagcattaagaaataaatatgaatatCTTACATCAAATATAGtcttgcataaatattaagttttaatGTAATACTAatacatattagttcaaattaacaaacataaacatgctagaccgaattaaacaagtacacatacttgtcaaataacaaacataaactTTCTTATCATAGTGAAATCATCTTAGCAATCATGCATGTAGCTGCATTGGTTCACAAAATTCTGAATCcaaatttttctcaaattagcattttttacCATAAATGCTTTTGCCAACATTTCATGTTGGACCAAGTGATCAAATGCATCCCCAAGCGTGAtctcatcaaagtcttcaattttcatcacttCTGTATATAGctcattaacatcaagttgatttttgctgAGGCTTTGGATTGCAAATGCTACACTCCAATCTTTTTAGACAACTTTTCAACACTATCATCTTCATACATGCGATTTCTCTTTTTATGTTGCCTCTTTTGTGCACTAGAGGAAGATgtctctttttcttttgaagtttcttcatattccccttcattttcaattgaaattgattgctcttcagtgttctcttccaagttgacatcagcatatgatTTGGCATAATTTTCGGTTGCCATATtttttccaacaacaattgtcaTTGCCTCGTacatgttatgttttttgttgagatactCGTCATGATTAGGATGTGCCTATTCATAAAGTTTAGAATACGAAATTTTTTAGTTCCTTGTATAACATTttggaaacaaaagtaaatataaaaattacgaagagtataatatttatcataccttCACTTCTTCATCATAAACATCTTTCGAAACTGTAATCATCTTCAAACAATCATCCCAACCAaagccacttttatttttaagcttggttattattccccattcttttttcacAGTTTTTGAGATGATTGTCAACATGCTTAGGCTCGCATTGAACGTTGAACTTTTGACTAATTTCAGTAGTCACCTTAACAAAAGATTCTGCTCTAAAAGTGGAAGAAGGTTTGTTTCCTTTAAGTGCCTCCCCAGCTAATATCTCAAGTAGCATGTGAGACATAGGCTTAGACCATGTAAAGTGCTTGCCCTTGCATTTTTCATTCTGTGTGGTACttatttctacaaaaaaaaggtTACGAATTTCTacaaaatatttagatttaataaattaaatataaaaactacaattaacatttaaaagagaatacataaattacataagaaattataataaagtcaacaaacaatccaaatacataacaaagataatacaaactcaagcaagacataataaacacaaacatatataattaacactcaattactagtttctttaagtgttataatcattccacatggttgatgcaatcatttctctttttgttatccaCTCCCTATTCTCTTCCCTCTCCTCCTGTTGACTTAAGTTGATTGTTCGTCTAATTGGTTCACTTTCCGAACATATTTCTTCCATAAGAAAGTCATTTGGATCAACTCCTATAATgtgattataaataatataacatgCAAGCAAAACATCTATTTGTGTTTCATAAGACCAAAAAGACTTTCCATCAATTAATCTAAAACGActcttcaaaataccaaacccTCGCTTAATAGCAGTTCTCAAAGAAGAGTGTCGAAAATTAAATagctccttttcattttctggtAAATGTTCTGTAAACTCGTTCAAGTGATATCGAACTCCAcgaaaaggagaaatgattcCTTTTCGAATATCGTAACCAGCATCACCAGGATAATATTTCtctacaaattagaaaaaaaaacctattactatctttagctaattaaacattttatatgtttattgcatataataaatactttattatatacCTTATGGAATTTTTAGACCACTAGGTCTTGATAATGCATCATCTAAAACCCGTGAATCATGTGCACTTCCTTCCCAGccagctaaaacatatataaacttcaaatcaaaagttatagctgctAAAACATTTTGTGTTGTTCCTTCTTTTCGACCTCGAAACTTTCCTTGAATCTTAACGGGAACATTTACAGGAACATGGGTACCATTAATTGCTCCCAAGCAATCctatataaatatgaaaaaataatgtataaccttttcttctagatgtaattaattaatgtataaaaatattggtattgttctcataccttaaaataaggatagaatCTACGATTATTCAATATTTCTGCGGGAACTGTATCGCCTGGGTCTTTAATTaggtgtttgtataacttaagaactgcttttaaaacaattctaaagtaaCGATGGATAGTTTCAACAGACATATAGTATATACCactaataaaatgaaatctttGGTTTTGGCCTACAATTTGTAAGAACACAATTACTTGATCCCTAATAGACACATTTTGAGTTGATCTTAATAAGTCATGACTTGTGAGAACATCACACAATTTATATAAGACAACTGGTTTCATACGAATTTGTTCAACGCAATGTCTATCACCTCGATTCAAAATGCTATCCATATAGAATTCTCGTTGAGCAATTGCATTTATACGTGGTTCTCTTggtatataatttatatttctttcttattcAATAATAGCTACCCATGTTGCTATCACAGTTACAGCTGCTCCCATACATGCTGCATGAATAATCTTACTATCCATAACAAAAAAGTGAAGTTTTCTGCtaataaaacctaaaaatttgaggaaataaacattaaaaaagcatataaaatacttatataatcaatataataaattatgctCAAAGATGCTGATTCCCAACACAAACAAtgccttaaaataaataattatataatgaatTCTGTAtctcaaaacaaacaatataataatttattaatgaattctgtatataaatatttaataggcTCAAGTTTTCTACCCAAgccaaatcagtttttttataacTGTGTAATATTTCTACCCAACATCAACGCACATAATATTTCACTGTCTAAAATATTTCTACCCAAACCAATTCCCATTTCACTACTGTGCAGCATCATCAACCGTTGATTACTGTCCTAACCATATACTCTTCACTTATCAAGCTTGGAACCCATATCTCCACCCGGCTTAACCACTGTCTAATATTTCTACCTAACAACAACGGGTATAATAGTCACGATTTAGCCAAACCAATTCCCATTTCATCATTAGCATCATCAACGCACACATCACTGTGCATCATCTTCAACACACACACATCACGCCTAGAAAGCACAGGAAACACATATCATCAACTCATCAACAGAGAAGGAAAATCACATCGGGTGGGTCGGTATCTACTGGAAGAGaagcaattgaaaaaaaggagatgaagatgaagagatGGAGGGGAATTGAAAGCATATGTGTTCTATTAAACAAAAGGAGAAACAGAGCATGggtttgctgtgtttttttcacagaaaccaaacaaaatgttttgtttggtttctgtgAAAAAAACACAGTAAACCTGATTTCTGTGAAAAAAGCATAGAATGAGAAAAATGGGTTTGGGTTTGCTGGGTATGGGTTGCTG
Protein-coding sequences here:
- the LOC133692275 gene encoding uncharacterized protein LOC133692275 isoform X3, whose product is MVETRRSSSSSSKRSLPPSSPPPSSKRCKAAAAAAAAAASEVSSSTSDVPTPVLPIENTSQEKDSGSELDLQATKSGEETQAEELVSLDEVTANGEKSKGAVVLNKSKKRVPKSVKSNAKAAWGQLLSQCSQNPHKLINSTLFTVGQSRQCNLWLNDSSISTILCKLKHIERGGAPIALLEITGGKGAVQVNGKLYQKNETLALNGGDEVIFTTSGKHAYIFQQLTSNSLGTPGMPSVSILEAQSAPIKGIHIEARSRDPSDYAGASILASLSHLLPPTAKTGEDGQQNTDFSTLPSGCEVSEDHVPDVEMKDGTSNNDPSDVSPSEKAVAPSSNAANENANAASENANADSMRLGARTNAVIGRIPNSTYELKPLLRMLAGSSSEFDKIFDERERREILKDLDPPPVLMSTRRQLFKDSLQKGILNPEEIEVSFDNFPYYLSDTTKKVLISAAFIHLKCGNKVAKFACDLPTVSPRMLLSGPAGSEIYQETLTKALAKDAGARLLIVDSLQLPGGSIHKEADSSRESLKSERVSAFAKRAMQAALLTKKPTSSVEAGITGCSTFGSHARPKQETSTASSKNYTFRTGDRVKFVGTSLASAISSLQPPLKEPTIGLRGKVVLTFEGNNTYKIGVRFDQSIPEGNDLGGRCEEDHGFFCTANSLRLDSSGGEDVDRLAINELFEVLATLTRVALNESKNAPLILFLKDLEKSVVGNQDVYTSLKSKLENLPEKVIVMGSHTQIDNRKEKSHAGGLLFTKFGGNHTALLDLAFPDSFGRPSDRSKETPKAMKQLSRLFPNKVTVQLPQDEALLVDWKQQLERDIETLKAQANIFSFHSVLSRVGLCCPDLETVCLKDQALTTESVEKVVGWALSHHFMHCSEASVNDSKILISSESILYGLSVLHGVQNESKSLKKSLKDVVTENEFEKKLLADVMPPSDIGVSFDDIGALENVKDTLKELVMLPLQRPELFCKGQLTKPCKGILLFGPPGTGKTMLAKAVATEAGANFINISMSSITSKWFGEGEKYVKAVFSLASKIAPSVVFVDEVDSMLGRRENPGEHEAMRKMKNEFMVNWDGLRTKDKERVLVLAATNRPFDLDEAVIRRLPRRLMVDLPDAPNREKILRVILAKEDLAPDVDLEAVANMTNGYSGSDIKNLCVTAAHCPIREILKTEKKERTLALAENSPLPTLYSSSDIRPLKMEDFRYAHEQVCASVSSESTNMNELLQWNDLYGEGGSRKKKSLSYFM